The window TTGACAATCCACCCTCATTGCGTTGAAGTATCGAAAATTTCCCCTCGTAAAGTTAATACAATTTGAGGGGTATATTACTCATATAATAACCTCTTAAACGGACTAGCCACCACTAGAACAAGGAAAGACATATTACGCCACGTTACACCAGCAAGAGGACAacgtacacacacacgttCCAAACTAAATATCCATCCACAAATGAGTGACTTCGTGAAGGTCGACCTGGTACATAACCTGTACAAGAacaagaaatggaaagaaataaaactgAACAAATTCGAAAGCATAGAgaatgtgaaaaagaaaatatacacacacacgggTACCCCCCACAACAGCATGGAACTCTATGCATATGATGAGCTAAACATAGAGAACAGTCAAGTCCACCTAAGTAACGATAACTTCTGCCTTAATGATTACCATGTGAAGGACAACTACACCATCTACATACAAGATAAAAGTAATATCGTCCCCAACGATATCATTTATCATATAGATGATGCTGATAGACTAAACCAACTGAAACACTTCAAATACgaaatgaaggaggaggactATGACAAGCGACAGGACACCTTTaggaattttataaaaaagttgAGGGCACGTGGGGGAGGAGCTCCCCAAGTGGAAGCTACAAATAGCGAAAACTACCCCAACGGGGATATTCACACAAATGGGGAAACCCTCCATCAGAACCCCCCCTATGATGAACAAACGTACCAAATTGGAAACCGGTGCAGAATCAAAATAGGAGACCGTAGAGGcgttttaaaatttgtgggaaaattaaaaaagggcaaCGAAATTTCTGTTGGTGTTGATTTAGACGAACCTTTAGGGAACTCCGACGGGACATACCAAAACAAGTTTCTGTTCGAATGTAAGGGAAGCAAATATGGGTACCTTGGAAATATTAACTCCATCGAGGTGGGGGACTATCCCCCTTTCGACATCATGGATTTGGACGAATTTTAATTCACTAtacaaaattgtgaagaagCCTCTTGGTTGGCACCCACACAGGGTGCAAACATTTTACATACTTCTTCAGGTAGCGTATGGTGAGACTGTAGTGATTTTCCAATTACATACGTAACTGCACACGCATATTGGGTGGCCACTTCCTCCGCTTCATTCTCTGGTGTGCGCAGATTTTATCCCAAGCATATGGCATGTTAAGCGCCCTTTTCTTTACATCTCATCTTTTTGGGCCtaattcaaaatggaaaaaaaaaaaaaaaaacggactTATTGTTAATAGCGGAGTGGGTAAACTGCCATTGGTTTATTCTGGGCTAACCTTCCAAGTCCCTCCAACATTTTaactgtatatatataagctTCACCACCCTTCCACTTGGCTATTTTACTAAAACATCCATTCGTGGGATAAATCCaattgaggaaaaaaaaaaaaaaaaaacagaaagggTGAATAACTGTTGCGATGTTATTGCATAAAGGAGGGTATGCTTCCCATGCaaatatgttttccttttttttttttttttttttttttcgaaatttgtgcagtgcaaaatggagatatgcacaaatattttaaacccttttaatttttaaaacactACGCATTGATAAATTCCTACAAAGAataatgaattaaaaattatgcacaaaTCTCGGcttttaaaatattcacacttttttccttttttggaaaGGTATGATATTTGTTACGCCTGCCCCCTTTTAATTACGGCATACCCTTTTCGTTGAAGCATTCTAgtttatttctccttcccccctttgatAGTGGGCAAAAGCTTCAGTTGTGTCCCCTCCCTTGGCGTCCTACCTCCCTACCACATGCCATACGTGTTTCTTGCGTATGCTTGTATGCGCGCCCCTTATGTATATTCCTCCCAGTAGTATCCTACCAATTGtaaatttcctccttcataaaaaatgagtGATGAAAATGAACAACGCAAAGAGGAGCTCATCCAAGAAATGAATGAGTACAAAAACAACAGCAAGAAGTTCCCAGATTTCCTGAGAAGTTacgtaaaggaaaatatatctgATCAGCAGCTAGCAGAAAGGTAAGTATATACCGCACGATGGAGTCATACATTTGTGGATGCCATCACATCTCAGATGCCCGCAAGAAAAATCCACCACCCCCCTTGTCCACTCCCCCTACAAACACATTTTGCagatttttaaaagaattcgATGATTCCTACTTAAAGATTATGAATCTTGATGAACTGGAGCTTCTTTGCTCGTTTATCCTGAAGAAGAGAAACATCCAAGTGAAGTAGCCACCCTGGCCAAGCAGGCGAAGTTTCCATTGGAGGgaaatttcttccatttgggaCATCATTATTtgacaaatttattttttatgtacaaaagtagacaaaaaaaaaaaaataataaataaaataaaataataaaataaaaaaaagacgccCAAAATTTTACTAACAATGTAGTGACAAAaattgagaagaaaaatttacaacatTACTCCTGTTTAATTGTTGCATTACGTATGTccatttttacttccttgGAATACTCTCCCCCACAAGTACTTTGTGGACACCTAAGATGCACTGCATCAGTTGTACAGATGGGCCATCCTGATCGAAGCAGACATTTTCCGACATGTAACTAATCACGTCCATGTAATTTGCATGCTCCAACAaataaaacttttttttttttaaaataaaatttatcatATGAAATAATAACTTAAAACTTACTCTTCGAATAAgggaatttttatttcgaatgtaaaaatttgcTAATGTAAATCCATCCGTCAAAATGTCGTCTATAGACAAATTGCAGTTGCACGAGCTGATGAAAAATACCATGTACGTTGATATTAATGATAAGACAAGGGATGCTTCATttgaataatattttttcaacttgTATTCATCATATTCCATTTTGgagtcttccttctttatgtTTACGTTTAGCAATTTTGTGTACGCActagggaagaagaagctacAAAGGGTGCTCAtcgatttgtttttttttccactattTTGGAGGCTCATTTGGGAGGCCTGCTTTCTTTTAAGCAAAGCgttattactttttcttttttttcgcagaTCACAAATTTTGCTTTTATCGTGTCTGTCCATATTTGGCTTATGCAACAGGTGGGTGTTCCTCTCCCATTCTGTCCTTCCACTTGGAAGTggttcctcctcttctccaTTCGCGCCATTCGCATCGAAGAGGAGTTGTCCCCCCTCCCGTTCAGAAGAGACATGGACAGCGACATCATCAGATATAGTAACGTTGCCATCATCGCTTGGGAAATTTTCAGTGAGGTGATAAAATTTATCCGACATGTTTTCTAAGTCAGTTTGGTGCTCCAAGCGACGGGTATCCCCTTCATTCAGCCATATCTGCGCTGTCACCTCTCGCGCGCTCTGAAACACCTCCCGAAGAGTAGCACGCCCCGAAAGAAACATCACGCACAACTGCAAACACAAGAGCATCACCATCTTCTGTACATTCGAGTATATATTCGAgtagatatttttaaaaacaaaattgcatATTTCAATTGGTGCATTGATGGTGAGAAGGATCATGTCGAACAGTTTGATTGCAGTGAAAGAACTCTTCCCTTCTCGTAGAAGACAACTCACATGGTTTAGCGAAAGTAACGCTTCATATAATTCTACACACAAATAGGTTAACACATCTCCCTTTCTAATAAACCTGGGCAAGGAGACAACTGCTTGACTTAtgcgaaaattttcttcatcatacGTCTCCTTTGTGTCACTCAATTTCAAATGGTCGTAATTTATTTCTTGGTCATTTCTTTCGATATAATTAGCTctatttttcattctgtGCAAACATTCGAATAGATCTCCCGGGGGGTCTATATACATTTCCTTGTTCCTATCCACGTTGAGGTAGAATTCGTTTTCCAATTCTAACTCAACTAGGAACTGCTTCTCCTTCATGTTGTATAGTTCGTTGTCTATTAACGAATCTGCATTTCGAATCAGCATGTcgtcttctcttttcttcttcccttcgtcAGGGAGTGGTTCCCGCAGGGTGACCACCAGCCCGTCAATTTTGTCATTAGATTTGTCACCCAATTCGTCATCCAATTCGTCATCCAATTTTTCACCCATTTTTACAACCTCGCTACACAGCTCCGGGTCGCTCGTGCAGATAAGGTCGTCCAGGTAGACAAACCCATTCTGCTTAATAACCTTGAAACACCTCAGTTCTTCTGGGAATCTCTCTTCTGGCTCTtgcaaaatggggaagagaCTATCTCCCTCCCTACAGTTTTCAcaatttcccattttttcatcgGTCTGCGAatgcttcttttcctccttgtaGGATAGTCCATCAACGTATAGCCTGAAATGGTCAGCCAGTATTTGCCCCCCGATCAAAGACACTTCATCCTTGCGCTTAAACAACTCACGCACCATTGTCGTAATCCTTTCAAATATCTTTACACTGTTGTGGGAATTGaatttgtatatgtgtaactCCACCTCGGAAAGTGCTTCAAAATGATACGAACTCTCAACAagctttttatttaaaaaattcatgtgTATGCTAAAGGTGTAGAGTAATTTACTTAAAATGATGGGgacaaaagtggaagaatcTTTCTCCTGAGAATCTGGGGAAAACTGTCCtaaaacgaagaaaaacatttcttttaaaaattcgaaCGCCATTATTCCCACCATGTTCCGTTCATCCATACTGCAATTTGTAACACACCAATACGTGCTTTGattctcttcccccttcaATTGCCGAACAACGGCGcgataactttttttctcgcgAATCACCTCACTGGAGTTAatcgtttttttctcatgTGTGAAATCCACGAACGGTAAGTTGGAAACTGTCCAGTTGGGCCCCACTAAATCCCCTATGAGCTCAATAAATGTGAGGGAAAAACTGAGCGGCAAACAGTTACGGGAGAAGATGCTGaagaatttttccaaaatgtaaaaatccCATTTGTACAAGAAGAAAAGTTTGATAATTACAGAAAGAAGATGCTTCACTGTTCGGTTAAATAAACATAAAGAGagtttctcttcattttgaacAACCTTAACAAAGGGATTAATATTCTCAATTAAGCAGGTGAGAAGCTTTTGTCCCACAAACTCACCATGGCAGTACAGATGCACGTAATAAAAGAGATTCTGCAGGAGGTCGCTCATCCGGGTTAAGGTAAGTGCATCCTCTGAGCTTCCACCCACGTCGGCCGCCTTGTCACTCCCACTTACTAATAGAAGCCCCGCAAGGAGTGTCTGACAAAAGGGATTCACCAAATGGCAGTTCACCAGTCGCTTCGTTAACACGGCCATCTTTTCGTAGTTCACTGTACCTTCTCCTCCATGCAACCAAAAGAAGACACAAGTCTTCACAGCCTGTTTAGAAAATCCTTCATCATTCAATTCTCCTGGAATTATGTGCTGATAGATATACAGCTTTCTCTTTTCgtcctctcctttttttacccctaTATCGGTTATACACTTAAATAGAACAAATGGGAGGCTAAAATATGCCTTAATAATGTTGTGAATCTCTGCATGATACTTTTCCAATGCTGTGTCCATGTGGTTTTCCCTATCATCAATTGCCTTTACGTTACTGTTGCGTTTTTCCATGTGGGTCCCACTATCCGTTGGTCTTGCATTCTCTCCTTGACGTACCACCCCCCCGCGTAGATACTTGGATAAAATATCCCCCTCGGCATACACAAATTTGATCAAATCGAGGACGAATGACCAATTCCCAAGGGACACTTGCTGAGAACCGCTACCACAAAGTATCATGCTCAAGGCTTTGTTAATTCCTGTTATGATCCATTCACTTAGGTAGACCCCTCCGAATGGAAAGCGTCTTTCCACCTCGGTAATCATCGTTCTTCCTGAGCCTTTTCGCTTCTGTTCATCTAACTCTGCTCCATTTGCACCTTCACAGTAAGTACTTGCcccttttctcctcctttctACTTCACAAACAGGAATGAACCACACGTAGATCAAATGGTACAACTGCACTTCTTCAATCGTCTCGATCTTTAAAATGCCTTTCAGTGCACAGGTGATAATACTGTGCAACACAAAGAAGCATTCGTCTATCAGtttgttcatattatttttcatcatttttagggcttcttctctattcccgctcttttgcattttctgcATTTCCACACTTAGCGGAATGTGTGTGGCGAAGAATTCCTTCAGTACATTCTCTACAGCTCCCCCCCGGGTGCTCCTAGGCAGGACGTCCTCAAGGTGGGTTTCCTCCTTGGGGTTCATCATCTGTGCATTGTTCCCTCTTTTGGGTGTTTGCCTAATGAGTGTAGGTGTGTGCCTGTGCCTTGTTCgaattttcctccacttttaTCACCTGTCAAAACAACCCACATTAGGCCTATCCCACTGGTGAAGCACCTCCCTGGAGTTCCCTCGAAATGGAGGGAAAACATGCGCACATAACTGTTCTCACAAATGGAATTTTCTACTTAGAGGAGGTTTTTTCCAAACTGAGTTATCTATCAAATAGGCTCACCTCTACTATCGCcagtttttaatttattttattttatttttttttttttctctttctttttttgaacaGAGAAATAgttctactttttcttctctgaATAGTTCCATCATGCAAACACAATGTTTTAAAttcttctgaaaaaaaaaaaaatatataaatgttcGTGAACAACTTTTAGAGATTACCTTTCGCAAGGTAacttttcacaaaattgtcCATTCGTTCGTCTCGCACGGGATGCAGAGTGCTAATTTTAAAAGGATAGAAAATTACTTTATCCATTTGGAACCGCATAATGATGTGCCCTCATGCCGCAGCTTACTGTGAAGAATCCCTTGCGTGcataagtgtatatgtatattcaaACCTATAtgtgcatttcccccccccccttctgtGGTTATAGCACATGGGGAGAAAAGGTGCGAATATACCTACATAGATACGCACATGCGTGTGTACACCTACTTCTGTGTCGAATACGAAGCTGTTTACGAGGTAGGATATCGCTTGAGGAGTGTCACGCCAACGGGACAGGATGATAGAACCGTTTAAACAGAATTGGATAACCAAACATTACCATGTAGGGGGCTCTAACATCTTGTGATACTACATGGTGGGGGTATTCCTCTCGTGAAGGATCAACACAGGGTAGGGGAGCCTAATTCTGCGCATAACTGTTCGTGCACGTGGTATTAACTCCGCTATTTTCACGGTGACCATTCAGACAGTTTATGTACATGTCCGTACTCAGTCCGCGTGCGAACTTATCCCCAGCGTACATGTAACATTTTATCCTTCCTTTCATCACGAGCGGGTGTCACCTTTCTAAGAAAGTTGACCAAGGGGAAGGCATGCGAACGCGTTACGTtacgttattttattttatgctGTGTTGTGTTATGTCATGTTATGTGTGACCAGGAGAGGGAGTTGACCATAACCATCACCCGTGAGATAAACGTTGAGTCAAAATGGGAGAATATTTTCATGAACAATCACAGTGTGcaatgaaaaatatacatcTCAATTTTGCACATAAGAAGGGGAATGGGAATGGTTAACTGCAGAGTTGTTTTTACAACGTCGTGGTTAAACAGGTACATGCTCATACGTCACACAGCTATGTAATCTCCCCACGAATAGGCAATTCGTTCAATTAAACTGATtattccccccttcctcGGGCTTACAGACATTTACATCCACACCTTGGATGTGAACTACTTGTCACAATCCCCCGTACAACTTCGTAAAGGTGCAATGTTCGaaagtttttatttctcccaCTGGATCATTTCTTCATTCGATGCATCCAGATGGCCattaaaatggaagaaaaaatgataagatacttttttctttttttcactcataatagtcaaaggaaaaaaaaaaaaaaaaaaaaaaaaaaacaggcgCAGGAATAATGCAAAGTTAGATCTAATATCACTCATTTCTGgacgttttaaaaaaaaaaaatttacataacATTTTTCTTACTACAATCCCCTTTGGATATTGAAAAAAGGTGgtgggggaaaataaagacGAAACCACCATAAagacaaaaaagggaagtcaTGCCATTTACCTCCGTCAACACAGGACATTAACCACATACGCCTTTGCCAGTATACCAATAGGTAACAATTTGAgcaaaagtgcaaaaaaaaaaaaaaaaaaaaaaaaaaaatttaatgggATAGACTCATTACAGGGAAAATTGATTAAATGTTTGAGGAAAGTAAATGTAGGTGAATCGAAGAatactgtattttttttacgaaaagcaatgaggaaaaaggatgcgaatttcttttttttttttttcatttcctcaaaaaaaaggatttccCCAGCGGCAGGACAGGGCGCTCTGTGCATGTAAGTATTTCCCAACCAAACTacataaggaaaagaaaataagttGTACATTGCAAGATACACAAAGTgcaggtatatatataaacccCCGTGTGGAGCTTTTTGGAACAATTATTTTTACGACATTGATTCACTTGATCAttacgttttttcttttcaacttttatttcttatttttcactttttatgtttatatttttcagtGACTCCTGCGTCCTGGGCGTCACAAATTGTGTTTGAACGTTAAGAGGCCAATCCCGAATATATATACCATATGCCAGGCTCGCCAtaaacatataatatatattcacTAACGCGTACATGCGCGTTAAAATATTGTTTTACCCACCAGTGCTGGGGATGATAAGTCCCCCCCTTTCATGGGAGACATATTATTCAAGTGTCgttacttattttattttatacgtatgataaaggggaaaactgAAACCCGTTTTTGCGGGGTGATAGGGTCAAACGAACGGTAAAATTACATGCGCGTAaccagaatttttttttttttttttttttcccacttcgGATAATTGAAACgaacatataaaataaatatccaATACATGAAATCATGGCCTCGTCAACCTCGTTAGGAGGACATCATTAACGAGAGGAAAACTTGCTCCATTTTTAGCAAAAAATCGTAATGTCCatcgttttttccttataaCGATTTTTTGGAGCAATTTCgtctcttccccccccttttatgcgtttttttcaaaattgctATTTAAGGGAAGAACAGAGAAGGGGTAAAAAATCAAGTAGAGCATATCTGACAGAACTGAAGCGCGGAGTAacggaaaagataaaaaggaaaaaagggaaaagaacaaaacagATTAGTTACTCTTAAGGGGGCGTTTATTTTTGCCGTACCTGCAAGGATTTCCAAAAGTTCCATTTCATGAGCGGCACCTGCAACCATTTTTTGTATACTTAGTGAATTACCCTTTAACCAATTTCCAATTATCGCAGCATGAATTTATATAGCCAATCAGCTCATAGTAGAAATGGCATTACCATCCCGTGGCCATAAATGGGAAAAAGCTAATTTGCCGTAAGCGCCAATTACCCATGCGGCGAAGATTAGGACGATCATTTGTAGTGCTCGCATAGGGAGGAAGGTAGCAATTTAGCAGTTGTCCGCGCACCGGTGTTCCTATTTACTGTTGTTCTATTTACAGTAGAGTACCTTATATAGTTATACAGCATACGTGCAATCTatgagattttttttttctttttttttttttgtaacactTCGTCTTTGCCATCTTTACATCAACATGTTCCACGGGCATACCTATGTAGCGTTTAGTATATTCATATATCTGTTTCATGATAAATGTACGTAATTCCGTCTATGCGGGTCCCCGTGATGCAAAACGGCTCATTGAACGTGCTGTACATCGCGATTAGAGTAGTTATTTTCATGGCGGAGGGTACTCGCCTgggctatatatatatagatttttttttccgccttATTTCATCCTACTGCTAGAAAGGACAAGAGAACTACATCGCCAATATGCTTACTTACCTTCCTCGCCGTTTACATACCAATTTGGTGTACACACGCGTCTATGCCACAGTTTTGCGGAAACAGGATTGAAGGCTACGCGGTGACCAATTTATtgtgagttttttttttttttccccccttttttttgcgtgcCCTACTACTGAAGCTGAGGTAACCTGACCGCCCCCAGACATCATCATGGGGGACTCAAACACTGTGGAGCTGCGCCCTATCGACGAAGACCACAGCGAAGGGGACAGGAATTTGGGAAATGCGGGTGATAGAAAGAAGCACCAtcgaaggaaggaaaatgcaCATCCTTCGCATAGTGAAGACCGACAGGGAAGTCAATCAGTGGGGCACAAAGATACCCACAAAAGAAGGCAAAACAGCCATCACCGCAGGGATAGTTCTGGGAGAGGAAGTGCAGAACCAATGAAAGGTGAAAATGTCGCATCAGCAAAGGAATCTGCTAACGAACCTTCTCATGAGGCAAACAACGAAAGTGTTAACGAAGCAGATGCGCACAATGTTCGAATGAACGAGCGACGATTCCGTGGGCCCAGCGAGGGGCGAGACGATTCCACATGCGCTGACCTCGACGAGGAAACCAAGTTCATGGAAAATTGGGAGGAAACGCAGAAAAGGCTGTACGATCCAACCATAGGGTTAAGAAGGCACTACACAAACGAACTACTGTCATGTGGTGAAAAGAACAACATACGTGTATTGGAGAAGTGGTCATCTATGATTAACAGAGACATCAACTGGTTCATGAAGACACACAGAACAACCTTCCTAAGGAGAGTGAAAAGAGGGATCCCACAAAAATATAGATGGAAAGTGTGGTTCCAAATAACCAACAGTAAAATTCTTCTCAacaaatttcaaaaaaaatattattttctatcaaaaaaaaaatcaaattaTACCAACCTCATAATGATAGATATATCGAGGACCTTTCCCGAATTGTTAATATTTGATAAATATGCACAGGAGCAGTTATTTCGCATTTTAAATGCGTATTCAAATTTCGAACCGTCAGTAGGGTACTGTCAAGGAATGAATTTCCTGGTTGGACTCCTACTCATAGTCAGTAATTTTAACGAAATTGAAACGTTTTGTGTTTTAGTTAGTCTAATGAATAATTACCACCTGAAGGAATTTTATAAAGAGAAATTTCCTCTACTTAATagatacatatatttgtttGAGAAAATATTACAGTGTGAAGTTCCCGACTTGGTTGATCATTTTAATCAGGAAGAAGTTTTTCCACCTGTGTACCTACACCAGTGGTTACTAACCCTATTCATTGCTAGTCTCCCTATAAAAAGCGTTATAGTCATATGGGATTACCTATTCAGTACGAGCATAAAAACCATTCTGATGATTTCCGTAGCTctgttgaaaattttaaaaagctaTTTAATGAAacataaatttgaaaaaattttaaagttaTTAAAATCCTTAAAGTACAATGAAAGCAACGATGATATTCTTATTGCAAAACTGTTGATTAAAAAATCAGAGTCTGTTAATTTAAATCCTGaactttctttcctctttgatAATATTGAGAGGCAGGATATTCCCTTTGATGGGCAATTTAAATTCTTCATTGGAGATATCAACAATTGCCACTTTACCCACGTGGAGGAACAACTCGCCCCTAACGGTACAGGAGTGACTGATGGAACGAAGAAGGACCAACCGAGGTCCACCAATTGGGACCAATCTTGCCCAGCCAACTCCACTCCAGGGAAGATTTCCCAAGGAAACTTTTCCTCTGTAAGCTTCACCCCAGGAAGTTTCAGTCCAGCTAGTTTTAGGCCCTCGAATTTGTCTTCCCTTGACGGAGTGCCCCTGCTGAACTTCTTCTCCAACCGAGTTCTTAAAAGGGATAGCAAAACGGATCGtcaaggggaaaggaaatcgTCCCAAGGGAAAGGGACCATTAGGGGGCAGAGCCACACACCTCGCAGGTCTCCAAAATCGCAGCGGGAGCAAGAAGAAGATGCGAAGGAGATGACCTCACCGAATAACTCCCATCGAGGGGGTCGAAGGGgacaagaaaaggaaaagcaacaGGGTGAATATGATGAGGATATCCAGGATGGGGAAGCAAAGGCGAAGAATATAAGAGAGGGAAGTAAGATGAACACATTTTACTACAAAATTTTAAGCAGCAAtgaaaagaatttaaaaaaaaataaaaatgcatcTGCTACAGCGACTAGCCAAAATAGCAGCAACGAAACGGGAAATGGAATTTTCAGCAATTCGAGCAATCAGACCCATGGCAACCATAATCATGTGAAGTCCTCAAGTGTGCCCAGGTCACTCCCCATCGGAGGAAGAAAACCGAAAGGCACCAACATCAACAGTGGGAAGTACTACGCTGCAGGGAGGGGAAGACAGTCACTACGCAGTAACGATAAAAAGGGAATCTTGTCAATTCAGAA is drawn from Plasmodium knowlesi strain H genome assembly, chromosome: 7 and contains these coding sequences:
- a CDS encoding tubulin-specific chaperone, putative; translation: MSDFVKVDLVHNLYKNKKWKEIKLNKFESIENVKKKIYTHTGTPHNSMELYAYDELNIENSQVHLSNDNFCLNDYHVKDNYTIYIQDKSNIVPNDIIYHIDDADRLNQLKHFKYEMKEEDYDKRQDTFRNFIKKLRARGGGAPQVEATNSENYPNGDIHTNGETLHQNPPYDEQTYQIGNRCRIKIGDRRGVLKFVGKLKKGNEISVGVDLDEPLGNSDGTYQNKFLFECKGSKYGYLGNINSIEVGDYPPFDIMDLDEF
- a CDS encoding GTPase-activating protein, putative, yielding MGDSNTVELRPIDEDHSEGDRNLGNAGDRKKHHRRKENAHPSHSEDRQGSQSVGHKDTHKRRQNSHHRRDSSGRGSAEPMKGENVASAKESANEPSHEANNESVNEADAHNVRMNERRFRGPSEGRDDSTCADLDEETKFMENWEETQKRLYDPTIGLRRHYTNELLSCGEKNNIRVLEKWSSMINRDINWFMKTHRTTFLRRVKRGIPQKYRWKVWFQITNSKILLNKFQKKYYFLSKKKSNYTNLIMIDISRTFPELLIFDKYAQEQLFRILNAYSNFEPSVGYCQGMNFLVGLLLIVSNFNEIETFCVLVSLMNNYHLKEFYKEKFPLLNRYIYLFEKILQCEVPDLVDHFNQEEVFPPVYLHQWLLTLFIASLPIKSVIVIWDYLFSTSIKTILMISVALLKILKSYLMKHKFEKILKLLKSLKYNESNDDILIAKLLIKKSESVNLNPELSFLFDNIERQDIPFDGQFKFFIGDINNCHFTHVEEQLAPNGTGVTDGTKKDQPRSTNWDQSCPANSTPGKISQGNFSSVSFTPGSFSPASFRPSNLSSLDGVPLLNFFSNRVLKRDSKTDRQGERKSSQGKGTIRGQSHTPRRSPKSQREQEEDAKEMTSPNNSHRGGRRGQEKEKQQGEYDEDIQDGEAKAKNIREGSKMNTFYYKILSSNEKNLKKNKNASATATSQNSSNETGNGIFSNSSNQTHGNHNHVKSSSVPRSLPIGGRKPKGTNINSGKYYAAGRGRQSLRSNDKKGILSIQNDSCLSNYEGKRNTPLNCDSVEGETGGNYQKSLRSAQIGRTTRQISHSLDVHSNEPDQGTTLGTSLRGKEVNKDSAKTKTRDFKMYDHYASEEDLSSFNVAEHKIIKNVKKGCHTRGSREKRSDDQHGDREEDHFDEGDQNVLYKSDSFVEFNRRKKCHPWGEKQDQGEKYDLLQEKCISYRNGNGEEGNGTKNNSRYNSRYNSRYNSRCNSAEENPEAKQFRLSKERKSLTGSLKRHAYYHNPNEANNECYYPLRENSVPRDEGDWLREDDNQAESIITGKVKQFEKKMNEEEEQEISNAKELRRTKGTETAECTRREKKKLNSSQHGEGKNEDDDNEDEVVSNENNNDNVNDNDEEEESIFSISQYINPEDSEKKQNGEEKNNGLGIFNLIQSYAKDTSWFDVSSINKYYQFGKASGDMELDDINADNEGENKGWYTQGEKRDDRK